A genomic stretch from Telopea speciosissima isolate NSW1024214 ecotype Mountain lineage chromosome 7, Tspe_v1, whole genome shotgun sequence includes:
- the LOC122667516 gene encoding la-related protein 1C-like — protein MMANQPCNNKNNNNNDSSDSSSIIATTATTPGSPWKKLSETQNILLPMDSVIDASSWPALSSKRIPSPEVVIPESSSLSAAIEIAAGNDNANESSATVDSMVSVSVSVSVSIDRFAPGSEQDKLISLSSPSTQSTPSSRGAHSRPVQNQSSRQYGYGHNQNHQHYSSGRGSNQRGNGFNGKAGNRGGDGFSNQNFSRRHQRGFNNWSHNRGGHTRLVNSQQNNHHGFGNGPSGFLGPPPPLPHTFPHSTPMVNPTYVNVNVNHPPVPAPGPGYILPFGYYGNPYFSDAPNPLYYPPVPSAPLPSPPPPPPPSYMDARTPTNNQPILPNPEVGLCNTILHQIEYYFSKENLVKDAYLKSLMDNEGWVPVHVIAGFRRVKAITSDSTLIVRALQPSAVVEVQGNRVRKRGDWMNWVQHYSPAAQISSVTDISTSFQNIQLGESAGTDALVG, from the exons ATGATGGCTAACCAGCCCTGCAACaataagaacaacaacaacaacgatTCCAGCGATTCTTCTTCAATTATCGCCACCACCGCTACCACACCTGGCAGCCCTTGGAAGAAACTATCTGAAACTCAGAACATTCTACTTCCGATGGATTCTGTCATAGATGCTTCGTCCTGGCCCGCGCTCTCTTCTAAGAGAATTCCATCTCCTGAG GTGGTAATACCTGAATCGTCGTCTCTCTCGGCAGCCATAGAAATCGCTGCCGGCAACGACAATGCTAATGAATCTTCTGCAACTGTTGATTCGATGGTTTCAGTTTCTGTTTCCGTCTCTGTATCTATTGATCGCTTCGCTCCTGGGTCGGAGCAGGATAAATTGATTTCATTGTCTTCACCGTCTACCCAATCTACTCCATCATCAAGAGGGGCTCATTCTAGGCCCGTTCAGAATCAGTCTTCAAGACAATATGGCTATGGCCATAACCAAAATCATCAGCATTATTCTTCTGGCCGAGGTTCAAATCAGAGAGGGAATGGTTTCAATGGCAAGGCAGGAAACAGAGGAGGAGATGGATTTTCAAATCAGAATTTTTCTAGGCGTCACCAACGTGGATTCAACAATTGGAGTCACAATCGTGGTGGCCATACTAGATTGGTGAATTCACAACAGAACAACCACCATGGATTTGGTAATGGTCCATCGGGGTTTCTTGGGCCACCACCGCCGCTACCACACACTTTCCCTCATTCGACCCCAATGGTTAACCCTACATACGTCAATGTCAATGTAAACCATCCACCAGTTCCAGCTCCTGGTCCTGGCTATATACTTCCATTTGGATATTACGGTAATCCATACTTTTCAg ATGCTCCGAATCCGTTGTATTATCCTCCAGTGCCTTCGGCACCTCTGCCatcgcctccaccaccacctccaccatcttATATGGACGCAAGGACACCAACTAACAATCAGCCTATTTTGCCCAACCCAGAAGTTGGACTGTGCAATACAATACTCCATCAAATTGAGTATTACTTCAG TAAGGAGAACTTGGTTAAGGATGCTTACTTGAAGAGTTTAATGGATAATGAAGGCTGGGTTCCTGTTCATGTTATTGCAGGGTTTAGAAGG GTTAAAGCCATTACAAGTGATTCGACACTGATAGTGAGAGCATTGCAACCTTCCGCTGTTGTAGAAGTACAA GGAAACAGGGTGCGTAAACGTGGAGACTGGATGAACTGGGTACAGCATTATTCCCCGGCTGCTCAAATAAGCTCTGTCACAGACATTTCAACCAGCTTTCAAAACATTCAGCTGGGTGAGAGTGCTGGAACTGATGCACTCGTAGGGTGA
- the LOC122667519 gene encoding uncharacterized protein LOC122667519: MASDESFKRAGAVPFKWEIQPGVPKLHHNQTSIKPLPALRPPPAGTGNYLSGRSPSKLRSRSVRTQSDRTRFDPPSSEDVSFGSATCFPPLLTRKGEKKRNGKTEQEVDYTSDPETLARWSTSTGKTISSFRDSVSSSSSSSTSCFGSPFSSVQSSPQAVGDTVGSFWPILERWRI, encoded by the coding sequence ATGGCTTCTGATGAATCGTTCAAGCGAGCAGGGGCTGTGCCGTTCAAGTGGGAGATCCAACCAGGTGTCCCAAAGCTACACCATAACCAAACTTCCATTAAACCATTGCCAGCGCTTAGGCCTCCACCTGCCGGTACAGGTAACTACCTTTCCGGCCGGTCACCATCAAAATTACGGTCCAGATCAGTTCGAACTCAGTCCGATCGGACTCGATTTGATCCGCCTAGTTCCGAAGATGTGAGTTTCGGTTCAGCAACTTGTTTCCCGCCATTGCTGACGCGAAAgggtgagaagaagagaaacggCAAAACAGAGCAGGAAGTGGATTACACCTCCGATCCTGAAACTCTAGCTAGGTGGTCGACGTCGACAGGGAAGACGATTTCTTCGTTCCGTGAttcggtttcttcttcttcatcttcgtcTACTTCGTGCTTCGGCTCACCGTTCTCGTCAGTTCAGTCTTCGCCGCAGGCGGTCGGCGATACAGTGGGCAGCTTCTGGCCTATTCTAGAGAGATGGAGAATTTGA